The following are encoded in a window of Variovorax paradoxus genomic DNA:
- a CDS encoding DUF1176 domain-containing protein: MKSACVAAALLLGALSVGAAGKKDPVSFSHNDWELVCDNTRTCRAAGYQAESGVSEPVSMLLTRAAGPDQAVEVQLQVGGEGDVKGPLRFKVGKASVAGLKPDTATLDAQQVRAILPELLKSDEATVTANGGKKWTLSLAGLNAVLLKMDDTQGRIGTPGALVRRGTKPESSVLPALPAPVVNIVKPPKARPGDAALPARIFPSLDIAAVKEQCNNSTDLSAKSLDVVRLSGSKVLLSMGCGMGAYNYSSLLWIANDKPPHAPVSLEANGDFDDKDASVTSAMKGRGIGDCWSSETWHFNGTTFVRTGASGDGMCRGFAGGAWSLPRYVSRLVDAAAPPLTPSKP, translated from the coding sequence ATGAAATCCGCCTGCGTCGCTGCCGCGCTGTTGCTGGGCGCACTGTCTGTCGGCGCGGCCGGGAAGAAAGATCCGGTCTCGTTCTCGCACAACGACTGGGAGCTGGTCTGCGACAACACGCGCACCTGCCGCGCCGCCGGCTACCAGGCGGAGAGCGGTGTCTCGGAGCCCGTGTCGATGCTGCTCACGCGCGCCGCCGGGCCCGATCAAGCCGTCGAAGTTCAGCTCCAGGTCGGTGGCGAAGGCGATGTGAAAGGCCCGTTGCGGTTCAAGGTCGGCAAGGCCTCGGTTGCCGGGCTCAAGCCCGACACGGCCACGCTCGACGCCCAGCAGGTCCGCGCCATCCTTCCTGAATTGCTCAAGAGCGACGAGGCGACCGTCACCGCCAACGGCGGCAAGAAGTGGACGCTGTCGCTCGCCGGCCTCAACGCCGTGCTGCTGAAGATGGACGACACCCAAGGCCGCATCGGCACGCCAGGCGCCTTGGTGCGCCGCGGCACCAAGCCTGAATCGTCCGTGCTGCCTGCGTTGCCAGCCCCTGTCGTCAACATCGTCAAGCCGCCGAAGGCGCGGCCCGGCGACGCCGCGCTGCCCGCGCGCATCTTTCCGTCGCTCGACATCGCCGCAGTGAAGGAGCAGTGCAACAACAGCACGGACCTCAGCGCCAAGTCGCTGGACGTTGTCCGCCTGAGCGGCAGCAAGGTGCTGCTGTCGATGGGCTGCGGCATGGGCGCGTACAACTATTCGAGCCTGCTCTGGATCGCCAACGACAAGCCGCCCCATGCGCCGGTGTCCCTCGAGGCGAACGGCGACTTCGATGACAAGGACGCCAGCGTCACCTCGGCCATGAAAGGCCGTGGCATCGGCGACTGCTGGTCGAGCGAAACCTGGCACTTCAACGGCACGACCTTCGTGCGCACCGGCGCGTCCGGCGACGGCATGTGCCGCGGCTTCGCGGGCGGCGCCTGGAGCCTGCCGCGCTACGTCAGCCGCCTCGTGGACGCCGCCGCACCGCCCCTCACCCCCTCCAAACCATGA